A DNA window from Ranitomeya imitator isolate aRanImi1 chromosome 2, aRanImi1.pri, whole genome shotgun sequence contains the following coding sequences:
- the RXRB gene encoding retinoic acid receptor RXR-beta isoform X4 codes for MGDSRVCHSPDTSSLSPPLGCPLSDTPPPGAPLHPSMIGSAMTSSVNSPLGSLGSPFPVINCAVGSPGIPGTPSIGYGPVSSPQVSHYINSTVNLSGLHSVGSSEDVKPPLGMRVMAGHPNGGGASGKRLCAICGDRSSGKHYGVYSCEGCKGFFKRTIRKDLTYTCRDSKDCIVDKRQRNRCQYCRYQKCLATGMKREAVQEERQRGREREGEAEFSGTINEDMPVEKILEAELAVEQKSDQSLEGGGSPSDPVTNICQAADKQLFTLVEWAKRIPHFSELLLDDQVILLRAGWNELLIASFSHRSISVKDGILLATGLHVHRNSAHSAGVGAIFDRVLTELVSKMRDMRMDKTELGCLRAIILFNPDAKGLSNPADVEVLREKVYASLESYCKQKYPDQQGRFAKLLLRLPALRSIGLKCLEHLFFFKLIGDTPIDTFLMEMLEAPHQLS; via the exons ATGGGGGACAGCAGGG TTTGTCACAGCCCAGACACCTCATCCCTGAGTCCGCCTCTGGGGTGCCCGCTGAGCGACACCCCTCCTCCTGGCGCTCCCTTACACCCCTCCATGATCGGATCGGCCATGACCTCCTCGGTGAACTCCCCTCTGGGAAGTCTCGGCTCCCCTTTTCCTGTCATTAACTGCGCTGTGGGCTCCCCAGGAATTCCTGGCACCCCGTCTATAGGATATGGGCCGGTCAGCAGCCCGCAGGTAAGTCACTAT ATAAACTCCACCGTGAATCTCTCGGGTCTGCACTCTGTCGGCTCCTCTGAAGATGTGAAACCTCCCCTGGGAATGAGAGTCATGGCCGGCCATCCCAACGGAGGAGGAGCAAGTGGGAAGAGACTGTGCGCCATCTGCGGAGACCGCTCCTCCG GGAAACACTATGGTGTGTACAGCTGTGAGGGCTGCAAGGGCTTCTTCAAACGCACGATCCGCAAGGACCTGACCTACACCTGTAGGGACAGCAAGGACTGCATCGTGGACAAGAGGCAGAGGAATCGCTGCCAGTACTGCCGCTACCAGAAGTGTCTGGCCACCGGCATGAAGAGGGAGG CTGTTCAAGAGGAGCGTCAGCGAGGCCGGGAGCGAGAAGGAGAGGCCGAGTTCAGCGGCACAATAAACGAGGATATGCCGGTGGAGAAAATCCTAGAGGCTGAACTGGCCGTGGAGCAGAAAAGTGATCAGAGCCTCGAAGGGGGCGGATCT CCCAGTGATCCGGTGACTAACATCTGCCAAGCTGCTGATAAACAACTTTTTACTCTCGTTGAATGGGCCAAGAGGATCCCGCACTTCTCTGAGCTGCTATTGGACGATCAGGTTATACTGCTTAGAGCTG GATGGAATGAGCTCCTCATCGCTTCTTTCTCCCACCGCTCCATTTCTGTGAAGGACGGCATCTTGCTGGCCACCGGGCTGCACGTCCACCGCAACAGCGCGCACAGTGCGGGGGTGGGGGCCATATTTGACAG AGTTCTCACTGAACTTGTGTCTAAGATGAGAGACATGCGCATGGATAAGACCGAACTAGGCTGTCTAAGAGCGATCATATTGTTTAACCCGG ATGCCAAAGGACTGTCCAACCCGGCAGATGTGGAGGTTCTCAGAGAGAAGGTCTATGCATCTTTGGAGTCTTACTGCAAGCAGAAGTATCCAGACCAGCAGGGAAG GTTTGCGAAACTGCTCCTCCGCCTCCCGGCCCTGCGCTCCATCGGACTCAAGTGTCTTGAACACCTCTTCTTTTTCAAACTCATTGGAGACACCCCAATAGACACGTTCTTGATGGAGATGCTCGAGGCGCCCCACCAGCTGTCCTGA
- the RXRB gene encoding retinoic acid receptor RXR-beta isoform X3 has protein sequence MGDSRVCHSPDTSSLSPPLGCPLSDTPPPGAPLHPSMIGSAMTSSVNSPLGSLGSPFPVINCAVGSPGIPGTPSIGYGPVSSPQEDFGSEACRNVSSALESRVAVYHKINSTVNLSGLHSVGSSEDVKPPLGMRVMAGHPNGGGASGKRLCAICGDRSSGKHYGVYSCEGCKGFFKRTIRKDLTYTCRDSKDCIVDKRQRNRCQYCRYQKCLATGMKREAVQEERQRGREREGEAEFSGTINEDMPVEKILEAELAVEQKSDQSLEGGGSPSDPVTNICQAADKQLFTLVEWAKRIPHFSELLLDDQVILLRAGWNELLIASFSHRSISVKDGILLATGLHVHRNSAHSAGVGAIFDRVLTELVSKMRDMRMDKTELGCLRAIILFNPDAKGLSNPADVEVLREKVYASLESYCKQKYPDQQGRFAKLLLRLPALRSIGLKCLEHLFFFKLIGDTPIDTFLMEMLEAPHQLS, from the exons ATGGGGGACAGCAGGG TTTGTCACAGCCCAGACACCTCATCCCTGAGTCCGCCTCTGGGGTGCCCGCTGAGCGACACCCCTCCTCCTGGCGCTCCCTTACACCCCTCCATGATCGGATCGGCCATGACCTCCTCGGTGAACTCCCCTCTGGGAAGTCTCGGCTCCCCTTTTCCTGTCATTAACTGCGCTGTGGGCTCCCCAGGAATTCCTGGCACCCCGTCTATAGGATATGGGCCGGTCAGCAGCCCGCAG GAAGATTTCGGCTCCGAAGCCTGCAGAAATGTGAGTTCTGCCTTGGAATCCAGAGTTGCAGTCTATCATAAG ATAAACTCCACCGTGAATCTCTCGGGTCTGCACTCTGTCGGCTCCTCTGAAGATGTGAAACCTCCCCTGGGAATGAGAGTCATGGCCGGCCATCCCAACGGAGGAGGAGCAAGTGGGAAGAGACTGTGCGCCATCTGCGGAGACCGCTCCTCCG GGAAACACTATGGTGTGTACAGCTGTGAGGGCTGCAAGGGCTTCTTCAAACGCACGATCCGCAAGGACCTGACCTACACCTGTAGGGACAGCAAGGACTGCATCGTGGACAAGAGGCAGAGGAATCGCTGCCAGTACTGCCGCTACCAGAAGTGTCTGGCCACCGGCATGAAGAGGGAGG CTGTTCAAGAGGAGCGTCAGCGAGGCCGGGAGCGAGAAGGAGAGGCCGAGTTCAGCGGCACAATAAACGAGGATATGCCGGTGGAGAAAATCCTAGAGGCTGAACTGGCCGTGGAGCAGAAAAGTGATCAGAGCCTCGAAGGGGGCGGATCT CCCAGTGATCCGGTGACTAACATCTGCCAAGCTGCTGATAAACAACTTTTTACTCTCGTTGAATGGGCCAAGAGGATCCCGCACTTCTCTGAGCTGCTATTGGACGATCAGGTTATACTGCTTAGAGCTG GATGGAATGAGCTCCTCATCGCTTCTTTCTCCCACCGCTCCATTTCTGTGAAGGACGGCATCTTGCTGGCCACCGGGCTGCACGTCCACCGCAACAGCGCGCACAGTGCGGGGGTGGGGGCCATATTTGACAG AGTTCTCACTGAACTTGTGTCTAAGATGAGAGACATGCGCATGGATAAGACCGAACTAGGCTGTCTAAGAGCGATCATATTGTTTAACCCGG ATGCCAAAGGACTGTCCAACCCGGCAGATGTGGAGGTTCTCAGAGAGAAGGTCTATGCATCTTTGGAGTCTTACTGCAAGCAGAAGTATCCAGACCAGCAGGGAAG GTTTGCGAAACTGCTCCTCCGCCTCCCGGCCCTGCGCTCCATCGGACTCAAGTGTCTTGAACACCTCTTCTTTTTCAAACTCATTGGAGACACCCCAATAGACACGTTCTTGATGGAGATGCTCGAGGCGCCCCACCAGCTGTCCTGA
- the RXRB gene encoding retinoic acid receptor RXR-beta isoform X1, with product MGDSRVCHSPDTSSLSPPLGCPLSDTPPPGAPLHPSMIGSAMTSSVNSPLGSLGSPFPVINCAVGSPGIPGTPSIGYGPVSSPQVSHYEDFGSEACRNVSSALESRVAVYHKINSTVNLSGLHSVGSSEDVKPPLGMRVMAGHPNGGGASGKRLCAICGDRSSGKHYGVYSCEGCKGFFKRTIRKDLTYTCRDSKDCIVDKRQRNRCQYCRYQKCLATGMKREAVQEERQRGREREGEAEFSGTINEDMPVEKILEAELAVEQKSDQSLEGGGSPSDPVTNICQAADKQLFTLVEWAKRIPHFSELLLDDQVILLRAGWNELLIASFSHRSISVKDGILLATGLHVHRNSAHSAGVGAIFDRVLTELVSKMRDMRMDKTELGCLRAIILFNPDAKGLSNPADVEVLREKVYASLESYCKQKYPDQQGRFAKLLLRLPALRSIGLKCLEHLFFFKLIGDTPIDTFLMEMLEAPHQLS from the exons ATGGGGGACAGCAGGG TTTGTCACAGCCCAGACACCTCATCCCTGAGTCCGCCTCTGGGGTGCCCGCTGAGCGACACCCCTCCTCCTGGCGCTCCCTTACACCCCTCCATGATCGGATCGGCCATGACCTCCTCGGTGAACTCCCCTCTGGGAAGTCTCGGCTCCCCTTTTCCTGTCATTAACTGCGCTGTGGGCTCCCCAGGAATTCCTGGCACCCCGTCTATAGGATATGGGCCGGTCAGCAGCCCGCAGGTAAGTCACTAT GAAGATTTCGGCTCCGAAGCCTGCAGAAATGTGAGTTCTGCCTTGGAATCCAGAGTTGCAGTCTATCATAAG ATAAACTCCACCGTGAATCTCTCGGGTCTGCACTCTGTCGGCTCCTCTGAAGATGTGAAACCTCCCCTGGGAATGAGAGTCATGGCCGGCCATCCCAACGGAGGAGGAGCAAGTGGGAAGAGACTGTGCGCCATCTGCGGAGACCGCTCCTCCG GGAAACACTATGGTGTGTACAGCTGTGAGGGCTGCAAGGGCTTCTTCAAACGCACGATCCGCAAGGACCTGACCTACACCTGTAGGGACAGCAAGGACTGCATCGTGGACAAGAGGCAGAGGAATCGCTGCCAGTACTGCCGCTACCAGAAGTGTCTGGCCACCGGCATGAAGAGGGAGG CTGTTCAAGAGGAGCGTCAGCGAGGCCGGGAGCGAGAAGGAGAGGCCGAGTTCAGCGGCACAATAAACGAGGATATGCCGGTGGAGAAAATCCTAGAGGCTGAACTGGCCGTGGAGCAGAAAAGTGATCAGAGCCTCGAAGGGGGCGGATCT CCCAGTGATCCGGTGACTAACATCTGCCAAGCTGCTGATAAACAACTTTTTACTCTCGTTGAATGGGCCAAGAGGATCCCGCACTTCTCTGAGCTGCTATTGGACGATCAGGTTATACTGCTTAGAGCTG GATGGAATGAGCTCCTCATCGCTTCTTTCTCCCACCGCTCCATTTCTGTGAAGGACGGCATCTTGCTGGCCACCGGGCTGCACGTCCACCGCAACAGCGCGCACAGTGCGGGGGTGGGGGCCATATTTGACAG AGTTCTCACTGAACTTGTGTCTAAGATGAGAGACATGCGCATGGATAAGACCGAACTAGGCTGTCTAAGAGCGATCATATTGTTTAACCCGG ATGCCAAAGGACTGTCCAACCCGGCAGATGTGGAGGTTCTCAGAGAGAAGGTCTATGCATCTTTGGAGTCTTACTGCAAGCAGAAGTATCCAGACCAGCAGGGAAG GTTTGCGAAACTGCTCCTCCGCCTCCCGGCCCTGCGCTCCATCGGACTCAAGTGTCTTGAACACCTCTTCTTTTTCAAACTCATTGGAGACACCCCAATAGACACGTTCTTGATGGAGATGCTCGAGGCGCCCCACCAGCTGTCCTGA
- the RXRB gene encoding retinoic acid receptor RXR-beta isoform X5 — translation MGDSRVCHSPDTSSLSPPLGCPLSDTPPPGAPLHPSMIGSAMTSSVNSPLGSLGSPFPVINCAVGSPGIPGTPSIGYGPVSSPQINSTVNLSGLHSVGSSEDVKPPLGMRVMAGHPNGGGASGKRLCAICGDRSSGKHYGVYSCEGCKGFFKRTIRKDLTYTCRDSKDCIVDKRQRNRCQYCRYQKCLATGMKREAVQEERQRGREREGEAEFSGTINEDMPVEKILEAELAVEQKSDQSLEGGGSPSDPVTNICQAADKQLFTLVEWAKRIPHFSELLLDDQVILLRAGWNELLIASFSHRSISVKDGILLATGLHVHRNSAHSAGVGAIFDRVLTELVSKMRDMRMDKTELGCLRAIILFNPDAKGLSNPADVEVLREKVYASLESYCKQKYPDQQGRFAKLLLRLPALRSIGLKCLEHLFFFKLIGDTPIDTFLMEMLEAPHQLS, via the exons ATGGGGGACAGCAGGG TTTGTCACAGCCCAGACACCTCATCCCTGAGTCCGCCTCTGGGGTGCCCGCTGAGCGACACCCCTCCTCCTGGCGCTCCCTTACACCCCTCCATGATCGGATCGGCCATGACCTCCTCGGTGAACTCCCCTCTGGGAAGTCTCGGCTCCCCTTTTCCTGTCATTAACTGCGCTGTGGGCTCCCCAGGAATTCCTGGCACCCCGTCTATAGGATATGGGCCGGTCAGCAGCCCGCAG ATAAACTCCACCGTGAATCTCTCGGGTCTGCACTCTGTCGGCTCCTCTGAAGATGTGAAACCTCCCCTGGGAATGAGAGTCATGGCCGGCCATCCCAACGGAGGAGGAGCAAGTGGGAAGAGACTGTGCGCCATCTGCGGAGACCGCTCCTCCG GGAAACACTATGGTGTGTACAGCTGTGAGGGCTGCAAGGGCTTCTTCAAACGCACGATCCGCAAGGACCTGACCTACACCTGTAGGGACAGCAAGGACTGCATCGTGGACAAGAGGCAGAGGAATCGCTGCCAGTACTGCCGCTACCAGAAGTGTCTGGCCACCGGCATGAAGAGGGAGG CTGTTCAAGAGGAGCGTCAGCGAGGCCGGGAGCGAGAAGGAGAGGCCGAGTTCAGCGGCACAATAAACGAGGATATGCCGGTGGAGAAAATCCTAGAGGCTGAACTGGCCGTGGAGCAGAAAAGTGATCAGAGCCTCGAAGGGGGCGGATCT CCCAGTGATCCGGTGACTAACATCTGCCAAGCTGCTGATAAACAACTTTTTACTCTCGTTGAATGGGCCAAGAGGATCCCGCACTTCTCTGAGCTGCTATTGGACGATCAGGTTATACTGCTTAGAGCTG GATGGAATGAGCTCCTCATCGCTTCTTTCTCCCACCGCTCCATTTCTGTGAAGGACGGCATCTTGCTGGCCACCGGGCTGCACGTCCACCGCAACAGCGCGCACAGTGCGGGGGTGGGGGCCATATTTGACAG AGTTCTCACTGAACTTGTGTCTAAGATGAGAGACATGCGCATGGATAAGACCGAACTAGGCTGTCTAAGAGCGATCATATTGTTTAACCCGG ATGCCAAAGGACTGTCCAACCCGGCAGATGTGGAGGTTCTCAGAGAGAAGGTCTATGCATCTTTGGAGTCTTACTGCAAGCAGAAGTATCCAGACCAGCAGGGAAG GTTTGCGAAACTGCTCCTCCGCCTCCCGGCCCTGCGCTCCATCGGACTCAAGTGTCTTGAACACCTCTTCTTTTTCAAACTCATTGGAGACACCCCAATAGACACGTTCTTGATGGAGATGCTCGAGGCGCCCCACCAGCTGTCCTGA
- the RXRB gene encoding retinoic acid receptor RXR-beta isoform X8, whose product MIGSAMTSSVNSPLGSLGSPFPVINCAVGSPGIPGTPSIGYGPVSSPQEDFGSEACRNVSSALESRVAVYHKINSTVNLSGLHSVGSSEDVKPPLGMRVMAGHPNGGGASGKRLCAICGDRSSGKHYGVYSCEGCKGFFKRTIRKDLTYTCRDSKDCIVDKRQRNRCQYCRYQKCLATGMKREAVQEERQRGREREGEAEFSGTINEDMPVEKILEAELAVEQKSDQSLEGGGSPSDPVTNICQAADKQLFTLVEWAKRIPHFSELLLDDQVILLRAGWNELLIASFSHRSISVKDGILLATGLHVHRNSAHSAGVGAIFDRVLTELVSKMRDMRMDKTELGCLRAIILFNPDAKGLSNPADVEVLREKVYASLESYCKQKYPDQQGRFAKLLLRLPALRSIGLKCLEHLFFFKLIGDTPIDTFLMEMLEAPHQLS is encoded by the exons ATGATCGGATCGGCCATGACCTCCTCGGTGAACTCCCCTCTGGGAAGTCTCGGCTCCCCTTTTCCTGTCATTAACTGCGCTGTGGGCTCCCCAGGAATTCCTGGCACCCCGTCTATAGGATATGGGCCGGTCAGCAGCCCGCAG GAAGATTTCGGCTCCGAAGCCTGCAGAAATGTGAGTTCTGCCTTGGAATCCAGAGTTGCAGTCTATCATAAG ATAAACTCCACCGTGAATCTCTCGGGTCTGCACTCTGTCGGCTCCTCTGAAGATGTGAAACCTCCCCTGGGAATGAGAGTCATGGCCGGCCATCCCAACGGAGGAGGAGCAAGTGGGAAGAGACTGTGCGCCATCTGCGGAGACCGCTCCTCCG GGAAACACTATGGTGTGTACAGCTGTGAGGGCTGCAAGGGCTTCTTCAAACGCACGATCCGCAAGGACCTGACCTACACCTGTAGGGACAGCAAGGACTGCATCGTGGACAAGAGGCAGAGGAATCGCTGCCAGTACTGCCGCTACCAGAAGTGTCTGGCCACCGGCATGAAGAGGGAGG CTGTTCAAGAGGAGCGTCAGCGAGGCCGGGAGCGAGAAGGAGAGGCCGAGTTCAGCGGCACAATAAACGAGGATATGCCGGTGGAGAAAATCCTAGAGGCTGAACTGGCCGTGGAGCAGAAAAGTGATCAGAGCCTCGAAGGGGGCGGATCT CCCAGTGATCCGGTGACTAACATCTGCCAAGCTGCTGATAAACAACTTTTTACTCTCGTTGAATGGGCCAAGAGGATCCCGCACTTCTCTGAGCTGCTATTGGACGATCAGGTTATACTGCTTAGAGCTG GATGGAATGAGCTCCTCATCGCTTCTTTCTCCCACCGCTCCATTTCTGTGAAGGACGGCATCTTGCTGGCCACCGGGCTGCACGTCCACCGCAACAGCGCGCACAGTGCGGGGGTGGGGGCCATATTTGACAG AGTTCTCACTGAACTTGTGTCTAAGATGAGAGACATGCGCATGGATAAGACCGAACTAGGCTGTCTAAGAGCGATCATATTGTTTAACCCGG ATGCCAAAGGACTGTCCAACCCGGCAGATGTGGAGGTTCTCAGAGAGAAGGTCTATGCATCTTTGGAGTCTTACTGCAAGCAGAAGTATCCAGACCAGCAGGGAAG GTTTGCGAAACTGCTCCTCCGCCTCCCGGCCCTGCGCTCCATCGGACTCAAGTGTCTTGAACACCTCTTCTTTTTCAAACTCATTGGAGACACCCCAATAGACACGTTCTTGATGGAGATGCTCGAGGCGCCCCACCAGCTGTCCTGA
- the RXRB gene encoding retinoic acid receptor RXR-beta isoform X10 — MIGSAMTSSVNSPLGSLGSPFPVINCAVGSPGIPGTPSIGYGPVSSPQINSTVNLSGLHSVGSSEDVKPPLGMRVMAGHPNGGGASGKRLCAICGDRSSGKHYGVYSCEGCKGFFKRTIRKDLTYTCRDSKDCIVDKRQRNRCQYCRYQKCLATGMKREAVQEERQRGREREGEAEFSGTINEDMPVEKILEAELAVEQKSDQSLEGGGSPSDPVTNICQAADKQLFTLVEWAKRIPHFSELLLDDQVILLRAGWNELLIASFSHRSISVKDGILLATGLHVHRNSAHSAGVGAIFDRVLTELVSKMRDMRMDKTELGCLRAIILFNPDAKGLSNPADVEVLREKVYASLESYCKQKYPDQQGRFAKLLLRLPALRSIGLKCLEHLFFFKLIGDTPIDTFLMEMLEAPHQLS; from the exons ATGATCGGATCGGCCATGACCTCCTCGGTGAACTCCCCTCTGGGAAGTCTCGGCTCCCCTTTTCCTGTCATTAACTGCGCTGTGGGCTCCCCAGGAATTCCTGGCACCCCGTCTATAGGATATGGGCCGGTCAGCAGCCCGCAG ATAAACTCCACCGTGAATCTCTCGGGTCTGCACTCTGTCGGCTCCTCTGAAGATGTGAAACCTCCCCTGGGAATGAGAGTCATGGCCGGCCATCCCAACGGAGGAGGAGCAAGTGGGAAGAGACTGTGCGCCATCTGCGGAGACCGCTCCTCCG GGAAACACTATGGTGTGTACAGCTGTGAGGGCTGCAAGGGCTTCTTCAAACGCACGATCCGCAAGGACCTGACCTACACCTGTAGGGACAGCAAGGACTGCATCGTGGACAAGAGGCAGAGGAATCGCTGCCAGTACTGCCGCTACCAGAAGTGTCTGGCCACCGGCATGAAGAGGGAGG CTGTTCAAGAGGAGCGTCAGCGAGGCCGGGAGCGAGAAGGAGAGGCCGAGTTCAGCGGCACAATAAACGAGGATATGCCGGTGGAGAAAATCCTAGAGGCTGAACTGGCCGTGGAGCAGAAAAGTGATCAGAGCCTCGAAGGGGGCGGATCT CCCAGTGATCCGGTGACTAACATCTGCCAAGCTGCTGATAAACAACTTTTTACTCTCGTTGAATGGGCCAAGAGGATCCCGCACTTCTCTGAGCTGCTATTGGACGATCAGGTTATACTGCTTAGAGCTG GATGGAATGAGCTCCTCATCGCTTCTTTCTCCCACCGCTCCATTTCTGTGAAGGACGGCATCTTGCTGGCCACCGGGCTGCACGTCCACCGCAACAGCGCGCACAGTGCGGGGGTGGGGGCCATATTTGACAG AGTTCTCACTGAACTTGTGTCTAAGATGAGAGACATGCGCATGGATAAGACCGAACTAGGCTGTCTAAGAGCGATCATATTGTTTAACCCGG ATGCCAAAGGACTGTCCAACCCGGCAGATGTGGAGGTTCTCAGAGAGAAGGTCTATGCATCTTTGGAGTCTTACTGCAAGCAGAAGTATCCAGACCAGCAGGGAAG GTTTGCGAAACTGCTCCTCCGCCTCCCGGCCCTGCGCTCCATCGGACTCAAGTGTCTTGAACACCTCTTCTTTTTCAAACTCATTGGAGACACCCCAATAGACACGTTCTTGATGGAGATGCTCGAGGCGCCCCACCAGCTGTCCTGA
- the RXRB gene encoding retinoic acid receptor RXR-beta isoform X9 — MIGSAMTSSVNSPLGSLGSPFPVINCAVGSPGIPGTPSIGYGPVSSPQVSHYINSTVNLSGLHSVGSSEDVKPPLGMRVMAGHPNGGGASGKRLCAICGDRSSGKHYGVYSCEGCKGFFKRTIRKDLTYTCRDSKDCIVDKRQRNRCQYCRYQKCLATGMKREAVQEERQRGREREGEAEFSGTINEDMPVEKILEAELAVEQKSDQSLEGGGSPSDPVTNICQAADKQLFTLVEWAKRIPHFSELLLDDQVILLRAGWNELLIASFSHRSISVKDGILLATGLHVHRNSAHSAGVGAIFDRVLTELVSKMRDMRMDKTELGCLRAIILFNPDAKGLSNPADVEVLREKVYASLESYCKQKYPDQQGRFAKLLLRLPALRSIGLKCLEHLFFFKLIGDTPIDTFLMEMLEAPHQLS, encoded by the exons ATGATCGGATCGGCCATGACCTCCTCGGTGAACTCCCCTCTGGGAAGTCTCGGCTCCCCTTTTCCTGTCATTAACTGCGCTGTGGGCTCCCCAGGAATTCCTGGCACCCCGTCTATAGGATATGGGCCGGTCAGCAGCCCGCAGGTAAGTCACTAT ATAAACTCCACCGTGAATCTCTCGGGTCTGCACTCTGTCGGCTCCTCTGAAGATGTGAAACCTCCCCTGGGAATGAGAGTCATGGCCGGCCATCCCAACGGAGGAGGAGCAAGTGGGAAGAGACTGTGCGCCATCTGCGGAGACCGCTCCTCCG GGAAACACTATGGTGTGTACAGCTGTGAGGGCTGCAAGGGCTTCTTCAAACGCACGATCCGCAAGGACCTGACCTACACCTGTAGGGACAGCAAGGACTGCATCGTGGACAAGAGGCAGAGGAATCGCTGCCAGTACTGCCGCTACCAGAAGTGTCTGGCCACCGGCATGAAGAGGGAGG CTGTTCAAGAGGAGCGTCAGCGAGGCCGGGAGCGAGAAGGAGAGGCCGAGTTCAGCGGCACAATAAACGAGGATATGCCGGTGGAGAAAATCCTAGAGGCTGAACTGGCCGTGGAGCAGAAAAGTGATCAGAGCCTCGAAGGGGGCGGATCT CCCAGTGATCCGGTGACTAACATCTGCCAAGCTGCTGATAAACAACTTTTTACTCTCGTTGAATGGGCCAAGAGGATCCCGCACTTCTCTGAGCTGCTATTGGACGATCAGGTTATACTGCTTAGAGCTG GATGGAATGAGCTCCTCATCGCTTCTTTCTCCCACCGCTCCATTTCTGTGAAGGACGGCATCTTGCTGGCCACCGGGCTGCACGTCCACCGCAACAGCGCGCACAGTGCGGGGGTGGGGGCCATATTTGACAG AGTTCTCACTGAACTTGTGTCTAAGATGAGAGACATGCGCATGGATAAGACCGAACTAGGCTGTCTAAGAGCGATCATATTGTTTAACCCGG ATGCCAAAGGACTGTCCAACCCGGCAGATGTGGAGGTTCTCAGAGAGAAGGTCTATGCATCTTTGGAGTCTTACTGCAAGCAGAAGTATCCAGACCAGCAGGGAAG GTTTGCGAAACTGCTCCTCCGCCTCCCGGCCCTGCGCTCCATCGGACTCAAGTGTCTTGAACACCTCTTCTTTTTCAAACTCATTGGAGACACCCCAATAGACACGTTCTTGATGGAGATGCTCGAGGCGCCCCACCAGCTGTCCTGA
- the RXRB gene encoding retinoic acid receptor RXR-beta isoform X7 codes for MIGSAMTSSVNSPLGSLGSPFPVINCAVGSPGIPGTPSIGYGPVSSPQVSHYEDFGSEACRNVSSALESRVAVYHKINSTVNLSGLHSVGSSEDVKPPLGMRVMAGHPNGGGASGKRLCAICGDRSSGKHYGVYSCEGCKGFFKRTIRKDLTYTCRDSKDCIVDKRQRNRCQYCRYQKCLATGMKREAVQEERQRGREREGEAEFSGTINEDMPVEKILEAELAVEQKSDQSLEGGGSPSDPVTNICQAADKQLFTLVEWAKRIPHFSELLLDDQVILLRAGWNELLIASFSHRSISVKDGILLATGLHVHRNSAHSAGVGAIFDRVLTELVSKMRDMRMDKTELGCLRAIILFNPDAKGLSNPADVEVLREKVYASLESYCKQKYPDQQGRFAKLLLRLPALRSIGLKCLEHLFFFKLIGDTPIDTFLMEMLEAPHQLS; via the exons ATGATCGGATCGGCCATGACCTCCTCGGTGAACTCCCCTCTGGGAAGTCTCGGCTCCCCTTTTCCTGTCATTAACTGCGCTGTGGGCTCCCCAGGAATTCCTGGCACCCCGTCTATAGGATATGGGCCGGTCAGCAGCCCGCAGGTAAGTCACTAT GAAGATTTCGGCTCCGAAGCCTGCAGAAATGTGAGTTCTGCCTTGGAATCCAGAGTTGCAGTCTATCATAAG ATAAACTCCACCGTGAATCTCTCGGGTCTGCACTCTGTCGGCTCCTCTGAAGATGTGAAACCTCCCCTGGGAATGAGAGTCATGGCCGGCCATCCCAACGGAGGAGGAGCAAGTGGGAAGAGACTGTGCGCCATCTGCGGAGACCGCTCCTCCG GGAAACACTATGGTGTGTACAGCTGTGAGGGCTGCAAGGGCTTCTTCAAACGCACGATCCGCAAGGACCTGACCTACACCTGTAGGGACAGCAAGGACTGCATCGTGGACAAGAGGCAGAGGAATCGCTGCCAGTACTGCCGCTACCAGAAGTGTCTGGCCACCGGCATGAAGAGGGAGG CTGTTCAAGAGGAGCGTCAGCGAGGCCGGGAGCGAGAAGGAGAGGCCGAGTTCAGCGGCACAATAAACGAGGATATGCCGGTGGAGAAAATCCTAGAGGCTGAACTGGCCGTGGAGCAGAAAAGTGATCAGAGCCTCGAAGGGGGCGGATCT CCCAGTGATCCGGTGACTAACATCTGCCAAGCTGCTGATAAACAACTTTTTACTCTCGTTGAATGGGCCAAGAGGATCCCGCACTTCTCTGAGCTGCTATTGGACGATCAGGTTATACTGCTTAGAGCTG GATGGAATGAGCTCCTCATCGCTTCTTTCTCCCACCGCTCCATTTCTGTGAAGGACGGCATCTTGCTGGCCACCGGGCTGCACGTCCACCGCAACAGCGCGCACAGTGCGGGGGTGGGGGCCATATTTGACAG AGTTCTCACTGAACTTGTGTCTAAGATGAGAGACATGCGCATGGATAAGACCGAACTAGGCTGTCTAAGAGCGATCATATTGTTTAACCCGG ATGCCAAAGGACTGTCCAACCCGGCAGATGTGGAGGTTCTCAGAGAGAAGGTCTATGCATCTTTGGAGTCTTACTGCAAGCAGAAGTATCCAGACCAGCAGGGAAG GTTTGCGAAACTGCTCCTCCGCCTCCCGGCCCTGCGCTCCATCGGACTCAAGTGTCTTGAACACCTCTTCTTTTTCAAACTCATTGGAGACACCCCAATAGACACGTTCTTGATGGAGATGCTCGAGGCGCCCCACCAGCTGTCCTGA